A genomic stretch from Bifidobacterium sp. ESL0769 includes:
- a CDS encoding toprim domain-containing protein: MVEEYSAKNLSVLEGLDAVRKRPGMYIGTTDSQGLMHCLWEIIDNSVDEALAGACNKIVVTLHTDGSIEVADNGRGIPVDVEKKTKLTGVEVVLTKLHAGAKFGNSSYGASGGLHGVGSSVVNALSSRLDVEVDRNGKTYHMAFHQGHPGVYDDPDAEHRSPDNKFKKTRKNKPTELEIIGKVTPKTTGTRIRYWADPEIFNDTARFSYEQLIDRVRQTSFLVPGLKIVVIDENIPETGDAAVDDMFEVDTPQPEESAAESGSDADAVSAAEAPTLASAFDDDNDSTISSESSENGSADGDTELSESNNEIRAADGDSETADNDDAHSSDESQNDSTGNNTAEANASLNIEADGAPARPHKRVEEFLHTGGVKDFVDFLSHGEPVSTVWNIAGDATYTEETQAVDANGDLHAEKIKRDCSVNIALRWVNGYDTTIRSFVNVVETPGGGMHVDGFLQSITKQVRKAVEANARKLKVNLKDSKNKVERDDILAGLVAVVTVRIAEPQFQGQTKDVLGTAPVRPIVSRMTDKQFGEMINGSRRGFKEQSGRVLEKIVGEMHARIQARKTKEVTRRKNALESASMPAKLSDCQPGNDDVAELFIVEGDSALGTAKAARNSGFQALLPIRGKILNVQKASMTQILANKECSAIIQVIGAGSGANFDVTQTRYDKVIMMTDADVDGAHIRILLLTLFYRFMRPLISHGHVYAAVPPLHRIALAGKHKGEFIYTYSDDELAGKLADLDKKGIAYNPDVQRYKGLGEMDADQLADTTMDPRTRMLRRISMEEAEDASGIFTLLMGDEVPPRRQFIVDNADDFDRTKIDT; the protein is encoded by the coding sequence ATGGTTGAGGAATACAGTGCCAAGAACCTGTCCGTGCTGGAAGGGCTCGATGCCGTGCGCAAGCGGCCCGGCATGTACATCGGCACCACCGACAGCCAAGGACTCATGCACTGCCTCTGGGAGATCATCGACAACTCCGTCGATGAGGCGCTCGCCGGCGCCTGCAACAAGATCGTGGTCACCCTGCATACCGACGGTTCCATCGAAGTGGCCGACAACGGTCGTGGTATCCCGGTGGATGTCGAGAAGAAAACCAAGCTTACCGGTGTCGAGGTCGTCTTGACCAAGCTGCACGCCGGTGCGAAATTCGGCAATTCCTCGTACGGTGCCTCGGGCGGCCTGCACGGTGTCGGTTCCTCCGTGGTGAACGCTTTGAGTTCGCGCTTGGACGTCGAGGTCGACCGCAATGGCAAGACCTATCACATGGCGTTCCATCAGGGCCATCCCGGGGTCTACGACGACCCGGACGCCGAACATCGTTCGCCTGACAACAAATTCAAAAAAACCCGTAAAAACAAGCCGACCGAACTTGAAATCATCGGCAAGGTGACTCCCAAGACGACCGGCACGCGTATCCGCTATTGGGCCGACCCGGAGATTTTCAACGACACCGCGCGTTTCAGCTATGAGCAGTTGATTGACCGCGTGCGCCAGACCAGCTTCCTGGTGCCGGGCCTCAAAATCGTGGTCATCGACGAGAACATCCCCGAGACCGGTGACGCGGCCGTGGACGATATGTTCGAGGTCGATACGCCGCAGCCTGAGGAATCGGCGGCTGAAAGCGGCTCGGATGCGGATGCCGTTTCAGCTGCTGAAGCTCCGACGCTGGCTTCTGCGTTTGATGATGATAACGATTCGACGATTTCGTCGGAAAGTTCCGAAAACGGTAGTGCCGATGGTGATACAGAATTATCGGAAAGTAATAACGAGATCCGTGCGGCTGACGGCGACTCCGAAACTGCGGATAACGATGATGCCCATTCATCAGACGAATCTCAAAACGACAGTACCGGTAATAATACCGCCGAAGCCAACGCGTCGCTGAACATCGAAGCGGACGGAGCGCCTGCACGTCCGCACAAACGCGTCGAAGAGTTCCTACACACCGGTGGCGTTAAGGACTTCGTCGATTTCCTCTCCCACGGCGAGCCGGTCTCGACAGTCTGGAACATTGCCGGCGACGCCACCTATACCGAAGAGACACAGGCTGTGGATGCCAACGGTGACCTGCATGCCGAGAAGATCAAGCGCGACTGCTCGGTCAATATCGCCTTGCGTTGGGTCAACGGTTACGACACCACCATCCGCAGCTTCGTCAACGTGGTGGAGACGCCCGGCGGCGGTATGCACGTCGATGGCTTCCTGCAAAGCATCACCAAGCAGGTGCGCAAGGCCGTCGAGGCCAACGCGCGCAAGCTCAAAGTCAATCTCAAAGACAGCAAGAACAAGGTCGAGCGTGACGACATCCTCGCCGGCCTCGTCGCCGTGGTCACTGTGCGCATCGCCGAACCGCAGTTCCAAGGCCAGACCAAGGACGTGCTCGGCACGGCTCCGGTGCGTCCGATCGTCTCGCGCATGACCGACAAGCAGTTCGGCGAGATGATCAACGGCTCGCGCCGCGGCTTCAAAGAACAGTCCGGAAGGGTGCTCGAAAAGATCGTCGGCGAGATGCATGCGCGTATTCAGGCGCGCAAGACCAAAGAGGTCACCCGTCGCAAGAACGCGCTCGAATCCGCCTCCATGCCGGCCAAGCTTTCCGACTGCCAGCCGGGCAACGATGACGTGGCCGAACTGTTCATCGTCGAGGGTGATTCCGCACTTGGCACCGCCAAGGCCGCACGCAATTCCGGCTTCCAGGCGCTTTTGCCGATTCGTGGCAAGATCCTCAATGTGCAAAAGGCCAGCATGACCCAGATTCTGGCCAACAAGGAGTGTTCGGCGATTATTCAGGTCATCGGCGCGGGGTCCGGTGCGAACTTCGACGTCACACAAACCCGCTACGACAAGGTCATCATGATGACCGATGCCGATGTCGACGGCGCCCACATCCGCATCCTCCTGTTGACGCTGTTCTACCGGTTCATGCGCCCGCTTATCTCGCACGGCCACGTCTACGCCGCTGTGCCGCCACTGCACCGCATCGCGCTGGCAGGCAAGCACAAAGGTGAGTTCATTTACACCTATTCCGACGACGAGCTGGCCGGTAAACTCGCCGACCTCGACAAGAAAGGCATCGCCTACAACCCTGATGTGCAGCGCTACAAGGGCCTGGGTGAAATGGACGCGGACCAGCTGGCCGATACCACCATGGACCCGCGCACCCGCATGCTCCGCCGTATCTCGATGGAGGAAGCTGAGGACGCCAGCGGCATCTTCACCCTGCTGATGGGCGACGAGGTGCCGCCACGCCGCCAGTTCATCGTCGACAACGCCGATGACTTCGACCGCACCAAGATCGACACCTGA
- a CDS encoding RNA polymerase sigma factor, producing the protein MAKKEQAATVESEQSEDIKVTRKSKATRSSSSTATRKATAKTKKTEKTTAAKKPTKTSKSSRKSKKNKEATKQKPVNADIEENSEDISEDDELQDADLEDVEEVDEDEDFDDLSDDSSALPDEDDEDENSEPEDEDEDDAASHRKAAELPKAKGAFVVSNNDDDDDNLTPSGNPKRRVVAAGATADPVKDYLKQIGRVSLLNAEQEVDLSERIEAGLYAQHLLDTQSDGMDFKRKRELKWAANDGKKAKDHLLEANLRLVVSLAKRYTGRGMLFLDLIQEGNLGLIRAVEKFDWKKGFKFSTYATWWIRQAITRAMADQARTIRVPVHMVEVINKLSRVQRQMLQDLGREPTPDELARELDMPVEKVQEVQKYGREPISLHTPLGEDGDSEFGDLIEDTDAIAPSEAVAFSLLQEQFKQVLETLSPREAGVIKMRYGLEDGQPKTLDDIGRVYGVTRERIRQIESKTMSKLRHPSRSQTLRDFLDQ; encoded by the coding sequence TTGGCCAAGAAGGAACAGGCAGCAACCGTAGAGTCTGAGCAAAGCGAGGATATCAAAGTCACTCGCAAGTCGAAGGCCACCCGTTCGTCTTCTTCAACTGCGACGCGCAAGGCGACGGCCAAAACGAAGAAAACCGAGAAAACCACTGCTGCGAAAAAGCCGACAAAGACTTCAAAGTCGTCAAGAAAGTCAAAGAAGAACAAGGAAGCGACCAAGCAAAAGCCGGTTAACGCTGATATCGAGGAGAATTCCGAGGATATTTCAGAGGATGACGAGCTTCAGGACGCCGATCTCGAAGACGTTGAGGAAGTCGACGAGGATGAGGATTTCGACGATCTGTCGGACGATTCCTCCGCTCTGCCCGATGAGGACGACGAGGATGAGAATTCTGAGCCCGAGGACGAAGATGAGGATGATGCCGCTTCCCATCGCAAGGCAGCCGAATTGCCGAAAGCGAAGGGTGCGTTTGTCGTCAGCAACAATGACGACGACGATGACAATCTGACGCCTTCCGGCAACCCGAAGCGCCGTGTGGTCGCGGCCGGAGCCACCGCCGATCCCGTTAAGGATTACCTGAAGCAGATCGGCCGCGTAAGCCTGTTGAACGCCGAGCAGGAAGTCGACCTTTCCGAGCGCATCGAGGCCGGGCTGTATGCCCAGCATCTGCTTGATACCCAGAGCGATGGCATGGACTTCAAGCGCAAGCGCGAGCTCAAGTGGGCGGCGAATGACGGCAAGAAGGCCAAGGACCACCTGCTGGAGGCCAACCTTCGTCTGGTCGTCTCGCTGGCCAAGCGTTACACCGGCCGCGGCATGCTCTTCCTTGATTTGATTCAGGAAGGCAACTTGGGCCTTATCCGCGCCGTCGAGAAGTTCGACTGGAAGAAGGGCTTCAAGTTCTCCACCTACGCCACATGGTGGATTCGCCAGGCCATCACCCGCGCCATGGCCGATCAGGCCCGCACGATTCGTGTGCCCGTCCACATGGTCGAGGTCATCAACAAGCTTTCCCGCGTCCAGCGCCAGATGCTGCAGGATCTGGGTCGCGAGCCTACACCCGACGAGCTGGCCCGCGAGCTCGACATGCCCGTTGAGAAGGTACAGGAAGTGCAGAAGTACGGCCGCGAGCCGATTTCGCTGCACACCCCGCTCGGTGAGGATGGTGATTCCGAGTTTGGCGATCTGATCGAAGACACCGACGCCATCGCACCGAGCGAAGCTGTCGCGTTCTCCCTCTTGCAGGAGCAGTTCAAGCAGGTGCTTGAAACGCTTTCGCCTCGTGAGGCCGGCGTCATCAAGATGCGTTATGGTCTTGAGGACGGCCAGCCCAAGACTTTGGACGATATCGGTCGCGTCTACGGGGTCACCCGCGAGCGCATTCGCCAGATTGAGTCCAAGACCATGTCGAAACTGCGCCACCCGTCACGCTCGCAGACACTGCGCGACTTCCTCGACCAGTGA
- a CDS encoding MFS transporter, giving the protein MTNLLLAVIYLAFISLGLPDSLLGAAWPSMRPQMGVPLSWVGGISMIISAGTIVSALLSDRMTLRFGTGKLTAASVGLTAIALFGFSVAPNYWVLALIAIPYGLGAGGVDAALNNYVAIHYASWHMSWLHCMWGIGASVGPYIMGFALSNGQGWPWGYRYISIIQIVLTVIIVFSLPLWKNRNDVPAVAGSDQSEDKTPVDETEAVAQTEAKAETEPKPVKPLGVRGVLAIRGAKEILVMFFCYCAIETTSGLWASSYMVGHDGISKVTAASLASLFYLGITAGRALSGFMTMKFDDPTMIRIGQAVLGIGIVVMLIPLPGHVATVVGLVLIGLGCAPIYPCVIHSTPAYFGVERSQAIVGVQMACAYAGSMIMPPVFGLIAQHITIALYPWYLLVLLVLMVAMHEMLRRKVSRQG; this is encoded by the coding sequence GTGACCAATCTGCTGCTGGCCGTCATATATCTTGCCTTCATTTCGCTGGGGCTTCCCGACTCGCTGCTTGGCGCGGCATGGCCCAGCATGCGCCCGCAGATGGGCGTTCCGCTTTCCTGGGTCGGCGGAATTTCCATGATTATCTCGGCGGGTACCATCGTCTCCGCGCTGCTCTCCGACCGTATGACGCTGCGTTTCGGCACCGGTAAATTGACCGCTGCTTCGGTAGGACTGACTGCCATAGCGCTTTTCGGGTTCTCTGTGGCACCCAACTACTGGGTGCTCGCGTTGATTGCGATTCCTTACGGTCTCGGGGCCGGCGGCGTGGACGCGGCGCTTAACAACTACGTCGCCATCCATTACGCGAGCTGGCATATGAGCTGGCTGCACTGCATGTGGGGCATCGGCGCCTCCGTAGGCCCCTACATCATGGGATTCGCGCTTTCCAACGGCCAAGGCTGGCCGTGGGGCTATCGCTACATTTCCATCATTCAGATTGTGCTCACGGTGATTATCGTCTTCTCGCTGCCGCTTTGGAAAAACCGCAATGACGTTCCGGCGGTGGCTGGCTCGGACCAGAGTGAGGATAAAACGCCCGTCGATGAAACCGAAGCCGTTGCACAAACCGAAGCGAAAGCTGAAACGGAACCCAAGCCCGTCAAACCGCTGGGTGTGCGCGGGGTGCTCGCCATACGCGGCGCCAAAGAGATTCTCGTGATGTTCTTCTGCTATTGCGCCATCGAGACCACGTCGGGACTTTGGGCCTCGAGCTACATGGTCGGCCATGACGGCATCAGCAAGGTCACCGCGGCAAGCCTCGCGAGCCTGTTCTACCTGGGCATCACCGCGGGTCGAGCGTTGAGCGGGTTCATGACGATGAAGTTCGACGACCCCACGATGATTCGCATAGGACAGGCCGTTCTTGGCATCGGTATTGTCGTGATGCTCATTCCGTTGCCCGGGCATGTCGCCACCGTTGTCGGCCTGGTGCTGATCGGCCTAGGTTGCGCACCGATTTACCCGTGCGTCATCCATTCCACTCCCGCCTATTTCGGTGTGGAACGCTCGCAGGCGATTGTCGGGGTGCAGATGGCCTGCGCTTACGCCGGTTCCATGATTATGCCTCCCGTGTTCGGTCTTATTGCCCAGCACATCACGATAGCGCTCTATCCGTGGTATCTTCTGGTATTGCTGGTACTGATGGTGGCGATGCACGAGATGCTGCGGCGCAAAGTGAGTCGTCAAGGCTGA